The genomic DNA GTGGCGAGCAGCCGGTCGAATGGATGGCCGAGCTGCTGGCTGGGCGCGATCGCGAAGTGGCCGGTCCCACGGCGCCATCGTCGGGATTGACCTTTTTAGGCCCGCGCTACGAAGCGCACTGGGCATTGCCCAAGGAGGTAAGTCAGTCATGAGGACTCGAATCAAATGCTGTGGCATGACCCGGCCTGAAGACGCCTTGCTCGCGGCCAGGCTTGGAGCCGATGCGATCGGCGTGGTCTTTACCGCGCGCAGCAAGCGTCGGGTTACGCTCGGGCAGGCGCAGGCGATTCGCGAAGTGCTGCCGCCGTTCGTGCACGTGGTGGCGCTGTTCATGGACGATGACGCCGCGGACGTCGACGCCGTCAACGACAGTCTGCGGCCGGACTACCTGCAGTTTCACGGCAGCGAATCGGAGGCCTGGTGTGCCCAGTTCGGACGGCCCTATCTCAAGGCGATCGCCATGGGCGGCGCCACTGGCGTACCCGAAAGCCTCGGTGACTATCCGCGCGCGGCAGCCTTGCTGCTCGACGGGCATGGCCTGGGCGAGGCCGGCGGTAGTGGCAAGACCTTCGACTGGTCGTCGATGCCGCGCAATCTCACGCAGCCCCTGATACTCGCCGGCGGCCTGACACCGGGCAATGTCGCCGAGGCCGTGCGTATTGCGCGGCCGTGGGCGGTGGATGTGTCCAGCGGCGTCGAGTCGGCGCCCGGGATCAAGGACGCGCATAAGCTTGAAAGCTTTATCCGGGCCGTACGCAACGCGGATGGCTGAGCCATCGCGGGCACGCTAGCATGCGTGCTCGTGCCGCTGCGTAGCCCAGGTAGCCCATGCCCTCAGCGATGGAAGAGTTCCGCTTCACCGGCCAGGACGATGCGCTGGAACGTATCGTCGCGCGCGAACGTCCGCTGGTCATTCGTGGCCTGGTGAAGGATTGGCCGATTGTCGCGGCGGCTGCGCAGTCGGACGTCGCCTTTGCCAGGATGCTGGCCGGTTTCGACAACGGCACGCCGGTCGATGCCCTGGTCATGCCGGCCAGTGAAGAGGGTGCCATCGGTTACAGCGCCGACGGTGCCGGCTTCAATTTCGAGCACCATCGCGCTTCCGTATCGCAGGGCTTGAACAAGCTGCTGACATTGGACGACCACGATGCGCCCGGTGTGGCGATGCAGAGCGCCCCCATTGCCGGCTGCCTGCCGGGGTTTCTCGATCAGCACGCCGTGCCTTTCCTGGGTGAGCAGATCAAGCCTCGCATCTGGATCGGCAATCGCGTGACCACGCCGGCGCATTTCGACGAGTATCACAACATTGCCTGCGTCGTATGCGGCGTACGGCGTTTCACGCTGTTCGCGCCGGAGCAGATCGGCAATCTCTACATCGGCCCGCTCGACTACGCGCCCACCGGTGCGGCCATCAGCATGGCGCGACTGGATCGTCCCGACGATCCGCGTTATCCGCGACTCAAGCTGGCGCTTCAGAACGCTGTCGTCGCCGATCTCGAGCCGGGTGACGCGATCTATATCCCGCCGATGTGGTGGCACCACGTGGCGTCGCTGAAAAAGCTCAACGCGCTGGTCAATTACTGGTGGAAGCGCGAGAGTGGCAACGGGCTGGTTCCGCAGACGCGTCTGGGCGGCCTGCTGCATGCGATCCTGTTGTACAAGTCGCTGCCACCGAGCGAGCGCGAAGCATGGCGCGTGCTGTTCGATCACTATGTCTTCGGCGACGAAGATCCTGCCGGGCATATCCCGCAAGCGCGCCGTGGCGCGCTGGGTGACCTGGATGCCGATCAGTCGGCCAAGTTGCTCGAAACCATTCGCCGTTATTTGTGAGTTTCCAGCTCGCGCCGCAACCAGGCGACAAGCGCCGCGCTGCGCGCATCGCTCGCGCGTTGCGGTAACGCCAGGATCCAACGGGCGGATGTTTGCGCGAATCCCCACGGAGCAACGAGGCGGCCGGCGGCAAGATCGTCGGCGACCAGCGGCTCGGGCGCGATCGCCACGCCCAGCCCGGCAATCGCCGCTTCAAGCAGGTAGTAAAGGTGCTCGAAGCCCGCGCCAAAATGCAGCCACTCTACCGCCAGCCCGGCGTTGCCTGCCCATTCGGGCCAGGCTTGCGGTCGCGAAGCGGTATACAGCAAGGGTTCGTCCTGCAGACATGCGGCCGGCTGATCTTTCAGCGCGGCATAGCCGGCATAGCGCGGACTGAGCACCGGGCCAATACGCTCGGGCGCCAGCCCATGGATGCGCCAGCCGGGAGGGAACGGTGCGCCGGCAAGCATCAA from Dyella sp. GSA-30 includes the following:
- a CDS encoding phosphoribosylanthranilate isomerase encodes the protein MRTRIKCCGMTRPEDALLAARLGADAIGVVFTARSKRRVTLGQAQAIREVLPPFVHVVALFMDDDAADVDAVNDSLRPDYLQFHGSESEAWCAQFGRPYLKAIAMGGATGVPESLGDYPRAAALLLDGHGLGEAGGSGKTFDWSSMPRNLTQPLILAGGLTPGNVAEAVRIARPWAVDVSSGVESAPGIKDAHKLESFIRAVRNADG
- a CDS encoding cupin-like domain-containing protein, whose product is MPSAMEEFRFTGQDDALERIVARERPLVIRGLVKDWPIVAAAAQSDVAFARMLAGFDNGTPVDALVMPASEEGAIGYSADGAGFNFEHHRASVSQGLNKLLTLDDHDAPGVAMQSAPIAGCLPGFLDQHAVPFLGEQIKPRIWIGNRVTTPAHFDEYHNIACVVCGVRRFTLFAPEQIGNLYIGPLDYAPTGAAISMARLDRPDDPRYPRLKLALQNAVVADLEPGDAIYIPPMWWHHVASLKKLNALVNYWWKRESGNGLVPQTRLGGLLHAILLYKSLPPSEREAWRVLFDHYVFGDEDPAGHIPQARRGALGDLDADQSAKLLETIRRYL
- a CDS encoding LysR family transcriptional regulator, which gives rise to MADRDLPPLNALRAFEATARLESVSRAAQELHVTHGAVSRQLHALEEALGRPLLVRQGRGIALTAAGQQLRDSAVAVFGQLREDWAALRQDDARPFVLGCPSSLLARWVIPRLDRLGRDLPGFTLHLSAQEEPFSPTLAGLDAALMLAGAPFPPGWRIHGLAPERIGPVLSPRYAGYAALKDQPAACLQDEPLLYTASRPQAWPEWAGNAGLAVEWLHFGAGFEHLYYLLEAAIAGLGVAIAPEPLVADDLAAGRLVAPWGFAQTSARWILALPQRASDARSAALVAWLRRELETHK